Proteins from a single region of Gammaproteobacteria bacterium:
- a CDS encoding SurA N-terminal domain-containing protein, with product MLQFIRNRAKGPLSWMIVGLIIIPFALWGINNYENEVVVSVASVNGVDITQRDYQNEYQRERSRLQSMYGENFDIELLGEQRVKQEVIDRLVETELLHQAGVDDGFWVSDTQLSLSIKDIDAFQGDNGFDSERYKRTLAMQGMQPAEFEAHYRRALFVDQRQAGIINSSFSTPNEIEALVVLSEQQRELSYLTVPVDQFIGKAIVSDDALQSYYDTHKERYAIPEKVSLQYVELSVDGVAKSVDVTDEEVRNLYEDRLAELTEEEQRRASHILILVDEETDDSSALKKADDLLKRIKSGEDFSLLAKEFSQDPGSAELGGDLDFFSKGVMDDAFEESAFSLNKGEVSEPVKSSFGYHLIKLTDIQGGKTKPFEEVSDQLKEDIVQQKAADIFLDQAETLANLTYETPESLGAVVDELGLSIQKTSLFSRGQGGGIAKNSKVNSTAFSNDVLGEKNNSEVLEIAHDRLVVVRIDKHEDSSIRPFEEVKETIINDLRRTEALKLVKLEGDKLLADMKGGTNGKGLAGESGYDWKEPGFVTRNNQEVSRSILDHVFKAEKPVGDKKVISGFELPSGDYIVAVVSGVKVGEVHKAGTPEWQGAEQMQSRMHGMADLTGYIKALKSEADITYKAKNF from the coding sequence ATGCTGCAATTTATTAGAAACCGTGCAAAAGGGCCGCTTTCCTGGATGATCGTTGGTCTGATTATTATTCCTTTTGCTCTTTGGGGAATTAATAATTATGAAAATGAGGTCGTGGTCAGTGTTGCCAGCGTAAATGGTGTTGACATTACTCAGCGTGACTACCAAAACGAGTATCAACGTGAACGATCTCGCCTTCAATCTATGTACGGTGAAAATTTTGATATCGAATTATTGGGAGAGCAGCGTGTTAAGCAGGAGGTCATTGACCGTCTCGTTGAAACGGAGTTGTTGCACCAAGCGGGTGTTGATGATGGTTTTTGGGTGAGTGATACCCAGTTAAGCTTATCAATTAAAGATATTGATGCTTTTCAAGGGGATAATGGTTTTGATAGTGAGCGATATAAGCGTACATTGGCAATGCAAGGTATGCAGCCTGCTGAATTTGAGGCTCATTATCGACGCGCACTTTTTGTGGATCAAAGGCAGGCAGGAATTATAAACAGCTCATTTTCAACACCCAATGAAATAGAGGCATTGGTTGTGCTTAGTGAGCAGCAGCGTGAATTGAGCTATTTGACTGTTCCTGTAGATCAGTTCATAGGAAAAGCAATAGTGAGTGACGATGCTTTGCAGTCGTATTACGATACCCATAAAGAGCGCTATGCAATACCTGAAAAGGTGAGTTTGCAATATGTTGAATTGAGTGTGGATGGTGTTGCCAAGTCTGTTGACGTGACTGATGAAGAGGTTCGAAATCTTTATGAAGATCGTCTGGCCGAATTGACAGAAGAAGAGCAGCGCCGAGCCAGCCATATTTTAATTTTAGTGGATGAAGAGACAGATGACTCTTCAGCACTGAAAAAAGCAGATGACTTACTGAAACGTATCAAGTCAGGAGAAGATTTTTCACTGCTGGCTAAAGAGTTTTCTCAAGATCCTGGTTCAGCTGAACTTGGTGGTGATTTAGATTTTTTTAGTAAAGGTGTGATGGATGATGCGTTTGAAGAATCAGCATTTTCTCTTAATAAAGGCGAAGTTAGCGAGCCTGTGAAAAGTAGCTTTGGCTATCACTTGATCAAACTGACTGATATTCAAGGTGGTAAAACAAAGCCATTTGAAGAGGTGAGTGATCAACTAAAAGAAGATATTGTTCAGCAAAAAGCAGCTGATATTTTTCTTGATCAAGCAGAAACTTTGGCAAATCTCACTTATGAAACCCCTGAAAGTCTGGGTGCAGTCGTGGATGAACTAGGTCTGTCCATACAGAAAACCTCTCTTTTCAGTCGAGGGCAGGGCGGTGGAATTGCAAAAAATTCGAAAGTAAATTCGACTGCTTTTAGTAACGATGTTCTGGGCGAAAAAAATAATAGTGAAGTTTTGGAGATTGCTCATGATCGGTTGGTCGTGGTTCGTATTGATAAACATGAAGATTCAAGTATTCGTCCTTTTGAAGAAGTGAAAGAGACTATTATAAACGATCTCCGTCGTACTGAAGCCTTGAAGTTAGTGAAACTGGAAGGTGACAAGTTACTTGCTGATATGAAAGGCGGCACTAATGGTAAAGGGTTGGCTGGTGAAAGTGGCTATGATTGGAAAGAGCCTGGGTTTGTAACACGTAACAATCAAGAGGTGAGTCGTTCAATATTAGATCATGTTTTTAAAGCTGAAAAACCTGTGGGTGATAAAAAAGTGATTTCTGGATTTGAACTTCCTTCTGGTGATTATATTGTGGCTGTTGTTTCAGGAGTAAAAGTAGGTGAAGTACATAAAGCGGGCACGCCTGAATGGCAAGGCGCTGAGCAAATGCAGAGTCGTATGCATGGAATGGCTGATTTAACGGGTTATATTAAAGCGCTAAAATCAGAAGCAGACATTACGTATAAAGCTAAAAACTTTTAA